One genomic window of Caldivirga maquilingensis IC-167 includes the following:
- a CDS encoding ornithine cyclodeaminase family protein, producing MLRFIPREQLMQMINYSELVETVRDALIKLHKGQGELPPRFSASIRGNWWGLMLGYVEGMGIGVKVVNLYPGNAAKGIETIHGVVILFNETDGTPLLAMDGSSLTGLRTAAASALSIMATDASTDVLGFIGTGEQARYHALVFSRLFKVREVYATSRGLGRLMGFINYVQELGIKAHAAANVEEVIDECGTVVIATTSTSPVLTIKPRPGSHVVSIGAPKPVNEVSRPILEGASCILADNREAVLNEAGEDFTGLRLMDLSEVLSGDAKCVRGNGYTVYKSVGFSTLDVAAAYYVYSVYTKGSV from the coding sequence ATGCTCAGATTCATACCAAGGGAGCAGTTAATGCAAATGATTAATTACAGTGAGTTAGTTGAAACAGTGAGGGATGCCTTAATTAAACTACATAAAGGGCAGGGTGAATTACCGCCTAGGTTCAGTGCAAGCATTAGGGGTAATTGGTGGGGTTTAATGCTTGGTTACGTTGAGGGAATGGGGATTGGTGTTAAGGTTGTTAACCTATACCCCGGTAATGCTGCTAAGGGTATTGAGACAATACATGGAGTCGTCATACTGTTTAATGAAACTGACGGCACACCCCTCTTAGCAATGGATGGCTCATCATTAACTGGATTAAGGACAGCGGCCGCATCAGCCTTAAGCATAATGGCTACAGACGCCTCCACTGATGTGCTTGGCTTCATTGGTACTGGGGAGCAAGCCAGGTACCATGCCTTAGTGTTTTCAAGATTATTTAAGGTGAGGGAGGTATACGCCACCAGTAGGGGGTTGGGTAGGTTAATGGGATTCATTAATTATGTTCAGGAATTAGGCATTAAGGCTCATGCAGCCGCCAACGTGGAGGAGGTTATTGATGAATGCGGCACCGTGGTTATTGCAACAACCTCAACATCACCCGTATTAACCATTAAACCAAGGCCTGGCTCACACGTAGTATCCATTGGGGCACCTAAACCAGTAAATGAGGTTAGCAGGCCTATTCTAGAAGGCGCCTCATGCATACTCGCCGATAATAGGGAGGCAGTGCTTAATGAGGCTGGGGAGGACTTCACGGGCCTGAGGCTAATGGATCTCTCCGAGGTGCTTTCAGGTGATGCAAAGTGCGTGAGGGGTAATGGGTATACTGTCTATAAGTCTGTGGGATTCTCAACACTTGACGTTGCAGCCGCCTACTACGTGTATAGTGTCTACACTAAGGGTAGTGTGTGA
- a CDS encoding alkaline phosphatase family protein codes for MSVVKPDYSGGSLLNLSSSICDFLGVKNQHPRLRSIDGVQGRRILLLLIDGLGYVHLKRYCSNCEEAKWLGNVEELTSVFPSVTSTVLTTLSMGVPPGVHGVLGTVMYVKEAGSLVNTLTMGLMPDGRRGELRDIGYDPRVIFYGGSTIFEEAKLNGYNSLVITPKGISGGLSDLIYRGTEVKEYVSVYDALVLASRALENNTLVYVYIPTLDSIQHEYGPESEEYRVALIELLNTLGRLIRHLPQSTTVVLTADHGQVQVGQGDVVNLRVMTRLLDSLSVAPYGEPRALQLKLSDKSLKNEVKDALSSMGRKLLIYDSSEVKELLGGVTEYTEQRMGDLWVIPLDTTALIYLYRLNDDKVAKFKGHHAGLLDYEMKVPLSIINL; via the coding sequence ATGAGTGTGGTTAAGCCTGATTACAGTGGAGGGAGTTTGCTTAACTTATCATCATCCATATGCGACTTCCTGGGTGTTAAGAATCAGCACCCGAGGCTAAGGAGTATTGATGGTGTTCAGGGTAGGAGGATACTGCTGCTTCTCATCGATGGTTTAGGTTATGTCCATTTAAAGCGATACTGCAGTAATTGTGAGGAGGCTAAGTGGCTTGGTAATGTTGAGGAGTTAACTAGTGTATTTCCATCAGTGACCTCAACAGTCTTAACAACATTATCAATGGGAGTACCCCCTGGGGTTCATGGTGTATTGGGCACGGTCATGTATGTTAAGGAGGCTGGTAGCTTGGTTAATACTTTAACAATGGGTTTAATGCCTGATGGGAGGAGGGGGGAGTTGAGGGATATTGGCTATGACCCTAGGGTTATCTTCTACGGTGGCTCAACAATATTTGAGGAGGCTAAGTTAAATGGATATAATTCACTGGTTATTACCCCAAAGGGTATAAGCGGGGGCTTATCAGACTTAATATACAGGGGTACTGAGGTTAAGGAGTACGTGAGCGTTTACGATGCCTTAGTACTAGCCTCCAGGGCCCTTGAGAATAACACCCTCGTGTACGTTTACATACCCACCCTGGATTCGATTCAACATGAGTATGGCCCAGAGTCCGAGGAGTATAGGGTTGCCTTAATTGAGCTACTGAATACACTAGGTAGGTTAATTAGGCATCTGCCTCAATCAACTACAGTAGTGTTAACTGCTGATCATGGTCAAGTCCAGGTTGGTCAGGGTGATGTAGTGAACTTAAGGGTAATGACTAGGTTACTGGATTCATTGTCAGTGGCGCCTTACGGTGAACCAAGGGCTCTTCAACTCAAGTTAAGTGACAAGTCACTTAAGAATGAGGTTAAGGATGCCTTATCCTCAATGGGTAGGAAGCTACTTATTTACGATTCAAGTGAAGTTAAGGAACTATTGGGTGGGGTTACTGAGTACACTGAACAGAGGATGGGTGACCTATGGGTTATACCACTCGACACCACTGCCTTAATCTACCTGTATAGGCTTAATGATGATAAGGTGGCTAAGTTTAAAGGTCATCACGCTGGTTTACTTGATTACGAAATGAAGGTTCCCTTATCCATAATAAACCTTTAA
- a CDS encoding SMP-30/gluconolactonase/LRE family protein, with protein MASGLSKPTVLSNAPRSILGEGPVWLPESGVLYWVDILGDRVHSYRLSDGLVNSIKVGPYPSCVMPNDDGNLVVTIKDKVILINPRDGSVIRTLATVNEGTNNRFNDCKCDPMGRLVAGTMDMGERNPTGSLYVLDSGGLRRILGSVTISNGIAWSSDGSVMYYIDSPTRRVTVFKYNKGEGALEGVIGYIDLSSFPGVPDGMTIDSEGYLWVALYGGGRVLRINSINRSVVDQVELPAQYTTSCTFGGGDLRTLFITTATDRSRQSSGPDGYVFSLSLNVKGTVVNKCRF; from the coding sequence ATGGCTTCAGGATTAAGTAAACCCACGGTTCTAAGTAATGCGCCAAGGTCCATACTGGGTGAGGGACCGGTTTGGCTTCCTGAGTCTGGTGTATTGTATTGGGTTGATATACTTGGTGATAGGGTTCACTCATATAGGTTGAGTGATGGGTTGGTTAACTCAATTAAGGTTGGCCCATACCCAAGCTGCGTAATGCCTAATGATGACGGTAATTTAGTCGTTACCATAAAGGATAAGGTAATCCTAATTAATCCACGGGACGGCTCGGTAATAAGGACGTTAGCCACTGTTAATGAGGGGACTAATAATAGGTTTAATGACTGTAAATGCGACCCCATGGGCCGTCTAGTGGCTGGTACAATGGATATGGGTGAAAGAAACCCCACTGGTTCACTCTACGTCCTTGATTCAGGGGGTTTAAGGAGGATACTGGGTTCAGTAACCATATCTAATGGTATTGCTTGGTCCAGTGATGGTTCAGTAATGTACTATATTGATAGTCCAACAAGGAGGGTTACAGTGTTTAAGTATAATAAGGGTGAGGGGGCCTTGGAGGGGGTTATTGGTTACATTGATTTATCAAGCTTCCCCGGTGTACCTGATGGTATGACTATTGACTCTGAGGGTTACCTATGGGTTGCATTATACGGTGGTGGTAGGGTTCTTAGGATTAATTCAATTAACCGTAGTGTTGTTGATCAAGTGGAGTTACCGGCTCAATACACTACGTCATGCACCTTCGGTGGGGGTGACTTAAGGACATTATTCATAACCACTGCAACGGATAGGAGTAGGCAGTCAAGTGGCCCGGATGGGTATGTGTTTAGCCTTAGTCTTAACGTTAAGGGTACTGTGGTTAATAAGTGTAGGTTCTAG
- a CDS encoding DNA-directed RNA polymerase subunit P: protein MCLSCGRTFGKSELEIFGRSASTIRCPYCGYNIVIKVRIFKGSSITAV from the coding sequence ATGTGCCTAAGCTGCGGTAGAACCTTCGGTAAGAGTGAGCTTGAGATATTTGGAAGATCAGCAAGCACAATAAGGTGCCCCTACTGCGGCTACAATATCGTTATTAAGGTTAGGATATTCAAGGGAAGTTCAATAACCGCTGTTTAA
- a CDS encoding metal-sulfur cluster assembly factor — protein MSNSNVNVDEEVNFTTNLPPEKVKRIVEALRDVYDPEIPINVYDLGLIYDITLEDGNKLKVKMTLTAVGCPLSQDLGYRVGEAIQAAVPDASDIDIDVVFDPPWTPLRMTPLGREMFKAIYGYDIVEQWQEQQAQAQEEPQDQA, from the coding sequence ATGAGTAATAGTAACGTTAATGTTGATGAGGAGGTTAACTTCACCACTAATCTACCTCCGGAGAAGGTTAAGAGGATAGTGGAGGCTCTTAGGGATGTTTATGATCCTGAAATACCGATTAACGTATATGACCTAGGCCTAATATACGATATTACGCTTGAGGATGGGAATAAGCTTAAGGTTAAAATGACCCTAACAGCCGTGGGTTGCCCACTCTCCCAGGACTTAGGCTACAGGGTTGGGGAAGCCATACAGGCTGCCGTGCCTGATGCATCAGATATCGATATTGACGTAGTCTTCGATCCACCGTGGACACCCCTCAGGATGACGCCACTTGGTAGGGAGATGTTTAAGGCAATATACGGTTACGACATAGTGGAGCAGTGGCAGGAGCAGCAGGCCCAGGCCCAGGAGGAGCCCCAGGATCAAGCGTAG
- a CDS encoding dihydrolipoyl dehydrogenase, which translates to MSLGKYENFPPTDAEFEDPPRASKYDVVVIGGGGGGYHGAFELSKGGYSVLLVDDKGNLGGNCLYEGCIPSKAVSVSLYLLEKLRGILSSVGNNDAEKVRLLWENLIDHKDNVQYLRYLQHIREIKEHGNVDFVKGIARVIDNHRVIVESIDGSWRREVEGRYLLVATGSLPIKIPVPGADLTLGSQELFGYRTKLRRIPSDVVVIGGGYIGVEVASVLSGLGVKTTIVEMLPRILSGWDSGIVSMIEEKLRSRGVAILTNSRVTGIKEEGGQKIVEYSRPDGSVGYVTGSEVIMAVGRRANVEDLSQLGIVDRNHVDVNSAMATKVPNVYAAGDVIGRYMLYHAAVKESVVASWNIMMGRQIFEVNFNTIPMTIFTEPEAAMVGLSEEAAKARGINYTVVQYPLSDDSYAQIIGVRDGWVKLIIEKETQRIIGGVIYGEAASMMINEVALAIAVNARVKDIALLAHAHPTIFESIDRAAIRYSL; encoded by the coding sequence ATGTCACTTGGAAAATATGAGAATTTCCCACCAACTGATGCTGAATTCGAGGATCCGCCAAGGGCTAGTAAATACGATGTAGTAGTGATTGGTGGTGGGGGCGGTGGGTATCATGGTGCCTTTGAGTTAAGTAAAGGTGGTTACAGTGTATTGCTTGTGGATGATAAGGGTAACCTGGGTGGTAATTGCCTATATGAGGGCTGTATACCATCTAAGGCTGTCTCAGTGTCCCTTTACCTACTTGAGAAGTTAAGGGGTATATTAAGCTCAGTGGGTAATAATGATGCTGAGAAGGTTAGGCTACTTTGGGAGAATTTAATAGATCATAAGGATAATGTACAGTACCTCAGGTATCTTCAACACATTAGGGAGATTAAGGAGCATGGTAATGTTGACTTCGTTAAGGGTATTGCTAGAGTTATCGATAATCATAGGGTAATCGTTGAGTCAATAGACGGCTCCTGGAGAAGGGAGGTGGAGGGAAGATACCTACTTGTGGCCACAGGTTCATTACCAATAAAAATACCCGTACCTGGCGCCGACCTGACCCTCGGTAGCCAGGAGTTATTCGGGTATAGGACTAAGTTAAGGAGAATCCCCAGTGACGTAGTCGTGATAGGTGGAGGCTACATAGGTGTTGAGGTAGCCTCAGTGTTAAGTGGCCTTGGTGTTAAGACCACTATAGTTGAGATGCTGCCCAGGATATTAAGCGGCTGGGATTCAGGCATAGTGTCTATGATTGAGGAGAAGTTGAGGAGTAGGGGTGTCGCAATATTAACTAACTCAAGGGTAACAGGCATTAAGGAGGAGGGTGGGCAGAAGATTGTTGAGTACAGTAGACCTGATGGGAGTGTAGGTTACGTAACCGGTTCAGAGGTTATAATGGCTGTTGGTAGGAGGGCTAACGTTGAGGACCTTAGTCAACTGGGTATTGTTGATAGGAATCACGTTGACGTTAACAGCGCCATGGCGACTAAGGTACCTAACGTGTACGCCGCAGGTGATGTAATAGGAAGGTACATGCTCTACCACGCCGCTGTGAAGGAGTCTGTGGTGGCTTCATGGAACATAATGATGGGTAGACAAATCTTCGAGGTTAACTTCAACACAATACCCATGACAATATTCACCGAACCTGAGGCAGCAATGGTTGGTTTAAGTGAGGAGGCTGCTAAGGCTAGGGGCATTAACTATACTGTTGTCCAGTACCCGCTTAGCGATGACTCATACGCACAGATCATAGGGGTGAGGGATGGCTGGGTTAAGTTAATTATTGAGAAGGAGACCCAGAGGATTATTGGTGGGGTTATTTACGGTGAGGCCGCCTCAATGATGATTAATGAAGTGGCGTTGGCAATAGCCGTTAACGCCAGGGTGAAGGACATTGCCCTACTAGCCCATGCTCACCCAACTATCTTTGAGTCAATAGATAGGGCTGCCATTAGGTACAGCCTATAA
- a CDS encoding DUF6884 domain-containing protein, whose product MLRRGVGALIYCSARKRVSVPNPPGFDIENEDKYRLSLPSLPAFEMYTGLEFTKTIQYLNLKPDSVFILSARYGLIRGDQVIVPYEARLTLSNYRAVVDNWIKRMNGNRGVDYFINTRFNLLVVRLSKPYMLAMDHLTSKLGINPCVGDRIMVYSPILGPFNTCPNAELIRVKGQGDYVKRIRNLQH is encoded by the coding sequence ATGTTGAGGCGTGGGGTTGGTGCATTAATCTACTGCAGTGCCCGTAAAAGGGTGAGTGTACCTAATCCGCCTGGGTTTGATATTGAGAATGAGGATAAGTATAGGTTAAGCCTACCCTCATTACCTGCATTTGAAATGTACACTGGCCTTGAGTTCACTAAGACGATTCAATACCTTAACCTTAAACCAGACTCAGTATTCATCCTCTCCGCCAGATACGGCTTAATACGTGGGGATCAGGTTATAGTACCTTATGAGGCAAGATTAACCTTAAGCAACTACAGGGCTGTGGTTGATAACTGGATTAAGAGAATGAATGGTAATAGGGGGGTTGATTACTTCATTAATACTAGGTTTAACCTACTTGTGGTTAGGTTATCTAAACCCTACATGTTGGCTATGGATCACTTAACCAGTAAACTGGGCATTAACCCATGCGTTGGTGATAGGATAATGGTGTATTCACCAATACTAGGTCCATTTAACACATGCCCCAATGCCGAGTTAATTAGGGTTAAGGGGCAGGGTGACTACGTTAAGAGGATTAGGAATCTGCAGCATTAG
- the nucS gene encoding endonuclease NucS, whose translation MFFKVLGWLCIWMLGYLVNPPIEDAARFVSRYKGSGVVLIYGQVEATYSGRAAAQIRLMPRLVVTKPDGVLMIHEGRREKPIIWNPPGSQLFVSVDDGELILRSIRRSPREYVTVNIPEVYLVASMELGLSEDFKVIGSERDIVDAIVANPGLIEDGFRVISREYETMVGSIDLLGEDKAGNLVVIEVKRSGASPEAVHQLKRYVDYITSKNPGRVVRGILVAAWISASAYRYLKDYGLEFRRYTHANLTGFSLRSNG comes from the coding sequence GTGTTTTTTAAAGTTCTTGGTTGGTTGTGTATTTGGATGCTGGGTTACTTGGTTAATCCACCTATTGAGGATGCTGCTCGATTCGTAAGTAGGTATAAGGGTAGTGGGGTGGTTTTGATTTATGGTCAGGTGGAGGCTACTTACAGTGGTAGGGCTGCTGCCCAGATTAGGTTAATGCCTAGGCTGGTGGTCACTAAGCCTGACGGCGTCTTAATGATTCATGAGGGGCGTAGGGAAAAGCCCATAATATGGAATCCACCTGGTTCCCAACTCTTCGTCTCAGTGGATGATGGTGAACTCATCCTTAGGAGTATTAGGCGTAGTCCAAGGGAGTACGTTACAGTGAATATTCCTGAAGTGTACCTTGTCGCCTCAATGGAGTTGGGGTTGAGTGAGGATTTTAAGGTTATTGGCAGTGAGAGGGATATTGTTGATGCCATTGTGGCTAACCCGGGTTTAATTGAGGATGGGTTCAGGGTGATTAGTAGGGAGTATGAGACCATGGTTGGTAGTATTGACTTGCTTGGTGAGGATAAGGCAGGTAACCTAGTGGTTATTGAGGTTAAGAGGAGTGGGGCATCACCTGAGGCCGTTCACCAGCTTAAGAGATACGTGGACTACATCACCAGTAAGAACCCTGGTAGGGTTGTTAGGGGTATATTGGTGGCTGCCTGGATTTCAGCATCAGCCTACAGGTATCTTAAGGATTATGGATTAGAGTTCAGGAGGTATACGCATGCTAACCTCACTGGATTCAGCCTTAGGAGTAATGGCTAA
- a CDS encoding MoaD/ThiS family protein has product MKVTVKFLALFYEMAKTLRMELNVPDGISVRDLLKIIDEKVNPNISKTLLSDDSGLREGYNILVNGRAIDYVKGLDTVLKDGDEVVLLPPIDGG; this is encoded by the coding sequence ATGAAGGTTACTGTTAAGTTCCTGGCGTTATTCTATGAAATGGCTAAGACGCTTAGAATGGAGCTTAATGTACCTGATGGGATAAGTGTAAGGGATTTATTGAAAATAATTGATGAGAAGGTTAACCCCAATATTTCAAAGACACTGCTTAGTGATGATAGTGGATTGAGAGAGGGTTATAATATTCTAGTTAATGGAAGAGCCATAGACTACGTTAAGGGCTTAGACACGGTATTAAAGGATGGTGACGAAGTAGTTCTCCTACCACCAATAGATGGTGGTTAA